In Haliotis asinina isolate JCU_RB_2024 chromosome 16, JCU_Hal_asi_v2, whole genome shotgun sequence, the following are encoded in one genomic region:
- the LOC137268570 gene encoding uncharacterized protein yields MEEKAKIVVGMTGGQATNSFVAGQVEGGMGNTYHAPQHHVEKTFHNNMSGSSGVTTVNEVTGNTVNIGSGSNPTQQPVSQATSTRSQNITNQDNTGNMATGDNHSGAMSASVHGPTSRMTGKPMATFNVTGVAGRAKVKNSSVAGIQGSDKGLQIQKDISKMEVTGVKDDAEVDNSVVAGINEGQMGSIENRQQTYNIGNAQGVVGGQDMRGASVNQGGFTGGRSGHSAYFEGKELADITEEDIVGLLREKKLAKHIQLFQEKGIDGDLLSQLTDGELIDFGIGESFERKKILNLKKCLPK; encoded by the exons ATGGAGGAAAAGGCGAAAATTGTTGTGGGGATGACAGGCGGGCAGGCCACTAACAGCTTTGTGGCGGGGCAGGTTGAAGGCGGAATGGGCAACACCTATCACGCTCCCCAGCACCATG tggaAAAGACATTTCACAACAATATGAGCGGAAGCTCTGGGGTGACGACGGTCAACGAGGTCACAGGGAACACGGTCAATATTGGCAGTGGCAGCAATCCCACCCAACAACCAGTGTCTCAAGCAACATCGACAA GAAGTCAAAACATCACAAACCAGGATAATACAGGTAATATGGCCACAGGTGACAACCACAGCGGGGCCATGTCTGCTTCAGTCCATGGTCCGACTAGTCGCATGACAG GTAAACCAATGGCAACATTTAATGTGACAGGCGTAGCAGGAAGAGCAAAAGTTAAAAACTCAAGTGTTGCAGGTATTCAAGGAAGTGACAAAGGGCTCCAAATACAGAAAG ATATCAGCAAGATGGAAGTGACCGGTGTCAAGGACGATGCTGAGGTCGACAATTCTGTCGTTGCCGGTATTAATGAAGGTCAGATGGGATCTATTG AAAACAGGCAGCAAACCTACAACATTGGAAATGCCCAAGGTGTCGTTGGTGGACAGGACATGCGAGGTGCATCTGTGAATCAGGGAGGGTTTACAGGGGGAAGGTCAGGACACAGTGCATACTTCGAAGGAAAAG AGCTTGCAGACATCACTGAAGAAGACATCGTTGGCCTTCTGCGGGAGAAGAAACTAGCAAAACACATTCAACTATTCCAGGAAAAAGGCATTGATGGAGATTTGTTGTCTCAACTCACAGATGGCGAACTTATAGATTTCGGGATTGGCGAATCATTTGAAAGGAAGAAAATACTGAATCTGAAGAAATGTCTTCCGAAATAG
- the LOC137268574 gene encoding ankyrin repeat and SAM domain-containing protein 6-like produces MSKHNITVTGVTGGRVERSNVAGIVHGGMGNTLTTTHNQENRQQTYNIENAQGVVGGQDMRGASVNQGGLTGGRSGHSAHFEGKELADITEEDIVGLLREKKLAKHIQLFQEKGIDGDLLSQLTDGDLIDFGIDESFERKKILNLKKCLPK; encoded by the exons ATGTCCAAGCATAATATCACGGTCACTGGAGTGACAGGAGGCAGAGTGGAACGGTCCAATGTTGCTGGTATCGTCCACGGCGGGATGGGCAATACCCTCACGACGACACATAATCAAG AAAACAGGCAGCAAACCTACAACATTGAAAATGCCCAAGGTGTCGTTGGTGGACAGGACATGCGAGGTGCATCTGTGAATCAAGGAGGGCTCACAGGTGGAAGGTCAGGACACAGTGCACACTTCGAAGGAAAAG AGCTTGCAGACATCACAGAAGAAGACATCGTTGGCCTTCTGCGGGAGAAGAAACTAGCAAAACACATTCAACTATTCCAGGAAAAAGGCATTGATGGAGATTTGTTGTCTCAACTCACAGATGGCGATCTTATAGATTTCGGGATTGACGAATCATTTGAAAGGAAGAAAATACTGAATCTGAAGAAATGTCTTCCGAAATAG